The proteins below are encoded in one region of Bacteroides uniformis:
- a CDS encoding MBOAT family O-acyltransferase has product MWNIDEFLSGLNIDLDRLRDVFTYDPQAPMIFSSGIFLWLFVAFILVYLLLQRRTTARLLFVTLFSYYFYYKSSGTYFFLLGLVTVCDFFIARLMAREAIPWLRKAWVVLSLFINLGLLCYFKYTNFLGETFASLTGGTFTTMDIFLPVGISFFTFQSLSYTIDVYRRQITPLTSLLDYAFYVSFFPQLVAGPIVRARDFIPQIRRPLFVSNEMFGRGIFLIVSGLFKKAVISDYISVNFVERIFDNPTLYSGVENLIGVYGYALQIYCDFSGYSDMAIGIALLLGFHFNINFDSPYKSASITEFWRRWHISLSSWLRDYLYISLGGNRKGKIRQYANLIITMFLGGLWHGASWNFVLWGMMHGVALAAHKFWMTLTGRKKGTESHGIHRFFGVLVTFHFVCFCWIFFRNAEFSTSMDMLKQIFTTFRPQLFPQLVEGYWEVFALMALGYLLHFVPDSWERACTKTVIRLPLLGKAVLMLAVIYLVIQMKSSEIQPFIYFQF; this is encoded by the coding sequence ATGTGGAATATTGACGAATTTTTATCCGGATTGAATATAGACTTGGACCGTTTGCGCGATGTCTTCACTTATGACCCGCAAGCCCCGATGATATTCAGCAGTGGTATTTTCCTCTGGCTGTTTGTCGCTTTTATATTGGTTTATCTGTTGTTGCAACGCCGGACGACGGCGCGTTTGCTGTTTGTCACCTTGTTTTCCTATTACTTCTATTATAAAAGTAGTGGCACTTATTTCTTCCTGCTTGGACTGGTGACGGTCTGTGACTTTTTCATTGCACGCTTGATGGCACGCGAGGCTATTCCCTGGCTACGTAAGGCATGGGTTGTGTTGAGTCTGTTCATCAATTTGGGATTGTTGTGTTACTTCAAGTACACCAATTTTCTGGGCGAAACTTTTGCCTCGCTGACGGGAGGCACGTTCACGACAATGGATATTTTCCTTCCGGTGGGCATCTCTTTTTTCACTTTTCAGTCGTTGAGCTATACGATAGATGTGTACCGTCGCCAGATAACGCCTCTGACCAGTTTGTTGGATTATGCTTTTTATGTTTCTTTCTTTCCCCAGTTGGTGGCGGGTCCTATTGTACGTGCCCGTGATTTCATTCCGCAAATCCGCCGCCCGCTGTTTGTCTCCAATGAGATGTTCGGACGTGGAATCTTCCTCATCGTGAGTGGGCTCTTCAAGAAAGCGGTTATATCGGACTATATCAGCGTTAACTTTGTAGAGCGTATTTTTGATAATCCTACTCTTTATTCGGGGGTGGAGAATCTGATAGGTGTTTATGGCTATGCCTTGCAGATTTATTGCGACTTCTCCGGTTACAGTGATATGGCTATCGGCATTGCCTTGTTGCTGGGCTTCCATTTCAATATCAATTTCGATTCCCCTTATAAGTCCGCTTCCATTACGGAATTTTGGAGGCGGTGGCATATTTCGCTTTCCAGCTGGTTGCGCGATTACCTTTATATTTCTTTGGGAGGCAACCGGAAGGGGAAAATCCGCCAATATGCCAATCTCATCATTACCATGTTCCTGGGCGGCTTGTGGCATGGCGCTTCGTGGAATTTTGTACTTTGGGGAATGATGCATGGCGTTGCGCTTGCAGCCCATAAGTTCTGGATGACGCTTACCGGGCGTAAGAAGGGGACGGAGAGCCATGGCATCCACCGCTTCTTCGGAGTGCTTGTCACTTTCCATTTTGTTTGTTTCTGCTGGATATTCTTCCGTAATGCGGAGTTCTCCACATCAATGGATATGCTGAAGCAGATATTCACTACTTTCCGTCCGCAACTCTTCCCGCAGCTGGTAGAGGGTTATTGGGAAGTGTTTGCACTGATGGCATTGGGCTATCTGCTGCATTTTGTGCCCGACAGTTGGGAACGTGCTTGCACAAAAACAGTAATCCGCCTCCCCTTGTTGGGAAAGGCGGTACTGATGCTTGCTGTAATCTATCTGGTCATTCAGATGAAAAGTTCGGAGATACAGCCGTTTATCTATTTCCAGTTCTGA
- a CDS encoding PG0541 family transporter-associated protein has protein sequence MKSVFITFDQAFFERIMALLDRHNCRGFSYWQQVQGRGSKTGEPHYGSHAWPSMCSAIITIIDEAKVAPLLEALHRMDKETEQLGLRAFVWNIEQTI, from the coding sequence GTGAAATCAGTATTTATAACATTCGACCAAGCGTTCTTTGAACGTATCATGGCATTGCTTGACCGCCACAACTGCCGCGGCTTCAGCTATTGGCAGCAAGTACAGGGGCGTGGCAGTAAGACGGGGGAACCGCACTATGGCAGCCATGCCTGGCCCAGTATGTGTTCCGCCATCATCACTATCATAGATGAGGCTAAGGTGGCTCCGTTGCTCGAAGCGCTCCACCGGATGGACAAGGAGACCGAGCAACTCGGACTCCGTGCTTTTGTTTGGAATATCGAACAGACCATTTAA
- a CDS encoding efflux RND transporter periplasmic adaptor subunit, producing the protein MKKGFQWMALLVVAMLGACSGGSDKAAAEKVDEKPRVKLAEVSSRPVEQIQEYTATVEAEVKNNIAPSSPVRIDRIFVEVGDRVSKGQKLVSMDAANLKQIKYQLDNQQIEFKRIDELYKVGGASKSEWDTAKMNLDIRETSYKNLLENTSLLSPINGVVTARNYDNGDMYSGGEPVLVVEQITPVKLYINVSEGYFTKVKKGAPVSVKVDVYGDEEFEGKISLVYPTIDPATRTFPVEIQLVNRDQRVRPGMFARATLNFGTQDHVVVPDLAIVKRAGSGDRYVYVYKDGKVSYNKVELGRRMDTEYELISGVDNNSQVVIAGQSKLADGVEVEVEK; encoded by the coding sequence ATGAAAAAAGGTTTTCAATGGATGGCCCTGCTGGTTGTTGCCATGTTGGGGGCATGTAGCGGAGGTAGTGATAAAGCTGCTGCTGAGAAGGTGGACGAGAAGCCGAGGGTGAAACTGGCCGAGGTGTCGTCCCGTCCCGTGGAACAGATTCAGGAATACACCGCTACGGTGGAAGCCGAAGTAAAAAACAATATTGCTCCCTCTTCTCCGGTGCGTATAGACCGCATCTTTGTGGAGGTGGGCGACCGCGTGTCGAAAGGCCAGAAGCTGGTCAGCATGGATGCTGCCAATCTGAAGCAGATAAAATATCAGTTGGACAACCAGCAGATAGAGTTCAAGCGTATTGACGAGTTGTATAAGGTAGGCGGTGCCTCCAAGTCGGAGTGGGATACCGCCAAGATGAATCTCGACATCCGTGAGACTTCCTATAAGAATCTCTTGGAGAACACCTCGTTGCTCAGTCCCATTAACGGGGTGGTGACGGCACGCAATTACGATAACGGAGATATGTATAGCGGTGGAGAACCGGTACTGGTAGTGGAGCAAATCACTCCGGTAAAACTATACATCAACGTATCCGAAGGCTACTTTACCAAAGTGAAGAAGGGCGCTCCCGTATCCGTGAAAGTAGATGTCTATGGTGACGAGGAGTTCGAAGGCAAAATCAGCCTTGTTTATCCTACCATCGACCCGGCTACCCGTACTTTCCCGGTAGAGATACAGCTTGTCAACCGTGATCAGCGCGTACGTCCGGGAATGTTTGCCCGCGCCACGCTGAACTTCGGAACACAGGACCACGTGGTTGTTCCCGACCTGGCCATTGTGAAGCGTGCCGGTTCAGGCGACCGCTATGTCTATGTCTACAAGGACGGCAAGGTGTCTTATAATAAGGTAGAGCTTGGCCGTCGTATGGATACGGAGTATGAGTTGATTTCCGGTGTAGACAATAACTCTCAAGTTGTTATTGCTGGGCAGTCTAAATTAGCCGATGGTGTGGAAGTCGAGGTAGAAAAATAA
- a CDS encoding SGNH/GDSL hydrolase family protein translates to MEKNSLKYTGLLAFIVWGALLLMHLLPSITMGGRVLRRVDILGDVRRPSKPVSEPDSLLPPPPKVKPAFVDTCRAGMTCIEDYSDSTMRGMTRFYQALDELAKAPRPVRIAYFGDSFIEADILTADLREMLQQKYGGCGVGFVTITSMTSGFRPTVRHSFSGWQSHSVMDSVFFDRSKLGVSGHYFIPNTGAYVELRGQKNYASRLDTCQRASIFFYNRGTTTLSVRVNRGEATTETFEPIDDLQEMTVEGNIGSVRWTVESADSTLFYGLAMDGTSGIVLDNFSLRGSSGLSLRSVPVWMMREFNEQRPYDLIILQYGLNVATERGRNYDKYIAGMQTTVQHLKEAFPQAAILIVSVGDRDYKTEEGELRTMPGIKNLVRYQQNLAADEAVAFWNMFEAMGGEGSMADMVHAKPSLANYDYTHINFRGGKHLAGLLYESLIYGKEQYDRRRAYYEEEP, encoded by the coding sequence ATGGAAAAGAATTCATTGAAATATACGGGTCTGTTGGCGTTTATCGTATGGGGTGCATTGTTGCTGATGCATCTGTTGCCAAGTATTACGATGGGTGGCCGTGTGCTGAGGCGTGTGGATATCTTGGGGGACGTGCGTCGTCCTTCCAAGCCGGTGAGTGAGCCGGACAGCCTGCTGCCTCCGCCCCCGAAGGTGAAGCCCGCCTTTGTGGACACCTGCCGTGCGGGCATGACGTGCATTGAAGATTACAGCGATTCTACCATGCGTGGCATGACGCGGTTCTATCAGGCGCTCGACGAGCTTGCCAAAGCACCCCGTCCGGTTCGTATCGCCTACTTCGGCGACTCCTTTATCGAAGCGGATATTCTGACGGCTGATTTACGCGAGATGCTTCAGCAGAAATATGGCGGTTGCGGAGTAGGTTTTGTCACCATTACGTCCATGACCAGTGGCTTCCGTCCTACAGTGCGTCATTCCTTCAGCGGATGGCAGAGTCATTCTGTCATGGACTCCGTGTTCTTTGACCGTAGCAAGCTGGGAGTCTCCGGACATTACTTTATTCCGAATACCGGTGCTTATGTGGAACTGCGGGGGCAGAAGAACTATGCCTCCCGTCTGGATACTTGCCAGCGTGCCAGTATTTTTTTCTATAACCGTGGCACAACCACCCTTTCTGTCCGCGTCAATCGTGGCGAAGCAACTACCGAGACTTTTGAGCCGATTGATGATTTGCAGGAGATGACGGTAGAGGGAAATATCGGTTCTGTCCGTTGGACGGTGGAAAGTGCGGACTCCACCTTGTTTTATGGCCTTGCCATGGACGGTACTTCCGGCATTGTGCTGGATAACTTCTCACTGCGTGGCAGCTCCGGCCTTTCCCTCCGCTCTGTTCCCGTGTGGATGATGCGTGAGTTCAATGAACAGCGTCCTTACGATTTGATAATCCTGCAGTACGGACTGAATGTGGCTACAGAGCGCGGACGGAATTACGACAAGTACATTGCCGGCATGCAGACAACGGTGCAGCATCTCAAGGAGGCCTTTCCGCAAGCAGCCATCCTCATAGTCAGCGTGGGCGATAGGGACTATAAGACCGAAGAAGGGGAGCTGCGTACCATGCCTGGCATCAAGAATCTGGTTCGTTATCAACAGAATTTGGCGGCGGATGAGGCTGTCGCTTTCTGGAACATGTTCGAGGCTATGGGTGGGGAAGGCAGTATGGCAGACATGGTGCATGCCAAGCCGTCATTGGCCAATTATGATTATACGCACATCAACTTCCGTGGTGGAAAGCATCTTGCGGGATTACTTTATGAGTCTTTGATTTATGGCAAGGAACAGTATGACAGAAGGAGGGCCTACTATGAAGAGGAGCCATAA
- a CDS encoding SGNH/GDSL hydrolase family protein, with the protein MARNSMTEGGPTMKRSHKEDSRLYDLRCTICCAVLVLIAAIRPLHAQDILPGSLSCHASGADCDTLCLYSQRTDTVSVPLITFPAAFRQMKENVLTDSLGILNPFWEKLRLSRLGASADTLRIVHVGDSHIRGHIFPRTIGALMQDTFGAVSYTDVGINGAFCTTFTRPDRIADIAALHPDLLILSFGTNESHNRRYNTMLHYRQMDDLVRMLREKLPNVPMLMTTPPGSYESFRQRRRRRTYKINPRTAVAVQTIRRYADENGLAVWDMYEILGGTHRACLNWQEAGLMRPDHVHYLPDGYRLQGELFYQALLKAYNDYVEY; encoded by the coding sequence ATGGCAAGGAACAGTATGACAGAAGGAGGGCCTACTATGAAGAGGAGCCATAAGGAGGATTCACGATTGTACGATTTACGATGTACGATTTGCTGCGCGGTGCTGGTGCTGATTGCGGCGATACGGCCGCTCCATGCACAGGACATACTGCCAGGCAGCCTTTCGTGTCATGCCAGTGGAGCGGATTGTGATACTCTCTGCCTCTATTCCCAACGTACGGATACGGTGTCTGTCCCTTTGATAACTTTTCCCGCCGCATTCCGGCAAATGAAGGAGAATGTACTTACCGACAGTCTGGGTATTCTTAATCCTTTCTGGGAGAAGTTGCGTCTGTCTCGGCTGGGCGCTTCCGCTGATACGCTTCGCATCGTACATGTGGGCGACAGCCATATACGCGGCCATATCTTCCCCCGTACCATCGGTGCGTTGATGCAGGACACTTTCGGGGCAGTCTCTTATACCGATGTAGGTATCAACGGTGCATTTTGTACTACTTTCACCCGTCCGGACCGTATTGCTGATATTGCGGCTCTGCATCCCGACCTGCTTATTCTTTCCTTCGGGACGAACGAAAGCCATAACCGCCGTTACAATACAATGCTGCACTATCGCCAGATGGACGACCTTGTACGCATGCTTCGCGAGAAACTGCCGAATGTACCGATGTTGATGACCACTCCTCCGGGCTCTTACGAGAGTTTCCGGCAGCGTCGCCGTCGTCGGACCTATAAGATTAATCCGCGTACTGCCGTTGCCGTGCAGACCATCCGCCGCTATGCCGATGAAAACGGATTGGCGGTATGGGACATGTACGAAATACTTGGCGGTACCCACCGTGCCTGCCTCAACTGGCAGGAAGCCGGATTGATGCGTCCGGACCATGTACACTATTTGCCGGACGGTTACCGCCTGCAAGGCGAGCTGTTCTACCAGGCCTTGTTAAAAGCTTATAACGATTATGTGGAATATTGA
- a CDS encoding beta-N-acetylhexosaminidase, giving the protein MRKLTHMLLAGTLILACSSCGVETTANYQVIPLPQEVALSQESPFNLNDGTIIAYPEHNELLKRNAEFLAEYISQSTGHTLQTEALAPGSEAPKGAITLGLDPAISNREGYVLTVKADRVTLNGQTENGVFYGIQTLRKSIPAETKATSILLPAGSIQDEPRFSYRGMHLDVGRHFFPIEFVKKYIDLLALHNMNTFHWHLTEDQGWRIEIKKYPKLTEIGAWRDRTVIGRNTEEYDNTRYGGFYTQEQAKEIVKYAGERYITVIPEVDLPGHMLAALAAYPEMGCTGGPYEVCPRWGVFEDVLCIGNEKSMQFLEDVMAEIIDIFPSKYIHIGGDEAPRTRWEKCPKCQARIRTEKLKADKNHTAEDRLQSYCMTRIEKLLNSKGRQIIGWDEILEGDVAPNATVMSWRGSAGGIKAAQLGHDVIMTPNDYCYFDYYQSEDTRHEPFAIGGFVPLEKVYSLNPTASLTEEQAKHILGTQANLWTEYIPTSEQVEYMVLPRMAALAEVQWTQLEKKDYTNFTTRLAGLIGLYRRDGLNYREPFRQQADSTATEKK; this is encoded by the coding sequence ACTCTCATCCTGGCCTGCTCTTCATGCGGAGTAGAAACAACAGCCAACTATCAAGTCATTCCCCTGCCCCAGGAGGTTGCCTTGAGTCAGGAATCCCCCTTCAACCTGAATGACGGTACCATCATCGCCTACCCCGAACACAATGAACTTTTGAAACGCAATGCCGAGTTTTTGGCCGAATACATCAGCCAGTCCACCGGCCACACCCTCCAGACAGAAGCCCTTGCCCCGGGGAGCGAAGCGCCCAAAGGCGCCATCACATTGGGACTGGATCCGGCCATCAGCAACCGGGAAGGCTATGTGCTGACCGTCAAAGCCGACCGGGTGACCCTAAACGGACAGACCGAGAACGGGGTGTTCTACGGTATACAAACCCTGCGTAAATCAATCCCCGCCGAAACCAAAGCCACCTCTATCCTATTGCCTGCCGGCAGCATCCAGGATGAACCCCGCTTCAGCTACCGGGGCATGCACCTCGATGTGGGCCGCCACTTCTTTCCCATTGAGTTCGTAAAAAAATACATAGACTTGCTGGCACTTCACAATATGAATACCTTCCACTGGCACCTCACCGAAGACCAAGGCTGGAGAATAGAAATAAAGAAGTATCCCAAGCTGACGGAAATTGGCGCCTGGCGCGACCGTACCGTTATCGGCCGGAACACCGAAGAGTATGACAACACCCGGTATGGCGGTTTCTATACGCAGGAGCAAGCCAAAGAAATCGTAAAATATGCCGGGGAGCGCTATATCACGGTCATCCCCGAAGTAGACCTGCCCGGACACATGCTTGCCGCACTGGCCGCCTATCCCGAAATGGGATGTACCGGTGGACCGTATGAAGTGTGCCCACGTTGGGGCGTATTCGAAGATGTGCTGTGCATCGGCAACGAAAAGTCCATGCAGTTCCTCGAAGATGTCATGGCCGAAATCATTGACATATTCCCTTCCAAATACATCCACATCGGCGGTGACGAAGCTCCCCGCACCCGTTGGGAAAAGTGTCCCAAATGCCAGGCACGTATCAGAACCGAAAAATTGAAAGCCGACAAGAACCATACTGCCGAAGACCGTCTGCAGAGCTATTGTATGACACGTATCGAAAAGCTCCTCAATAGTAAAGGACGCCAGATTATCGGCTGGGATGAGATTCTGGAAGGCGACGTCGCCCCCAACGCAACTGTTATGTCATGGCGTGGCTCGGCAGGAGGAATCAAGGCGGCCCAACTGGGACACGACGTGATAATGACACCCAATGACTATTGCTACTTTGATTATTACCAAAGTGAGGATACCCGGCACGAACCATTTGCCATCGGAGGCTTTGTCCCATTGGAGAAAGTATACAGTCTGAATCCTACCGCCTCACTGACCGAAGAACAAGCCAAGCACATACTCGGCACACAAGCCAACCTTTGGACAGAATACATCCCGACCAGCGAACAGGTAGAGTATATGGTTCTCCCCCGTATGGCCGCCCTTGCCGAAGTACAATGGACACAACTGGAAAAGAAAGATTATACAAACTTCACTACCCGACTGGCCGGACTCATCGGCCTCTACCGGAGAGACGGGCTCAACTACCGGGAACCCTTCCGACAGCAGGCAGACTCCACAGCGACCGAGAAGAAGTAA
- a CDS encoding efflux RND transporter permease subunit, with product MSLYEGAVKKPIMTSLCFLAVAIFGLFSLSKLPVDLYPDIETNTIMVMTTYQGASASDIENNVTRPLENVLNSVSNLKHITSRSSENISVITLEFEYGYDIDVLTNDVRDKLDMVSSMLPDEVETPIIFKFSTDMIPILLLSVQAEESQPALYKILDDNVANPLARVPGVGTVSISGAPKREVNVYCDPNKLDAYNLSVETISSIISAENRNTPGGTFDVGSNTYSLRVEGEFKDPKEMENIVVGTHNGASVYLRDVAKVVDSVEERAQKTYSNGVQGAMIVVQKQSGANSVAISQKVIDMLPQLQKSLPSDVKLGIIVNTSDNILNTIDSLEETIMYAMLFVILVVFVFLGRWRATVIICITIPMSLVASFIYLGIIDGGSLNIISLSCLSIAIGNVVDDAIVVLENVTTHIERGSEPKQAAIHATNEVAISVIASTLTMIAVFFPLTMVSGMSGVLFRQLGWMMCVIMTVSTVSALSFTPMMCAQLLRLQKKQSKMFLTLYTPIQRALDGLDVWYQNRLNWAVRHRLTVMAGCAAFFVASLFCAKYIGTEFFPAADNSRIGINLQLPIGARVERAEALASELTNKWMTRYGDMMKVCNYTVGQADSDNTFASMQDNGSHIISFNISLVSPGDRDVTLETVCDEMREDLKGYPELDKAQVILGGSTGGMSAQASADFEVYGYDFTATDKVSAELKEKLLQVKGVSEVNISRQDYQPEYQVDFDREKLALHGLNLSTASNYLRNRVNGALASYYREDGDEYDIRVRYAPEFRTKIEDLENILIYTPSGEGIRVKDLGKVVERSAPPTIERKDRERIVTVSAVISGAPLGDVVADGNAIIDKMDLPSGVSIQISGSYEDQQDSFSDLGTLAVLIVILVFIVMAAQFESLSYPFIIMFSIPFAFSGVLMALFFTGTNLNVMSLLGGIMLIGIVVKNGIVLIDYITLCRERGQAVLHSVVTAGRSRLRPVLMTTLTTILGMVPMAVGQGEGAEMWRPLGVAVIGGLTVSTILTLILVPVLYCSFAGVGIRRTRKKIKKDRELNDYYQLHKEKMTKPRKQ from the coding sequence ATGAGTTTATACGAAGGAGCGGTTAAGAAACCGATTATGACCTCGCTCTGCTTCCTGGCAGTGGCTATATTTGGTCTGTTCTCTCTGTCGAAATTGCCGGTAGACCTTTATCCGGACATCGAGACCAACACCATTATGGTGATGACGACCTATCAGGGTGCCAGTGCCTCGGACATCGAGAATAACGTGACCCGTCCGTTGGAAAACGTGCTGAATTCGGTCAGCAACTTGAAGCATATCACTTCCCGTTCGTCGGAGAATATTTCCGTGATTACGCTGGAGTTTGAGTATGGATATGACATAGACGTGCTGACGAACGACGTGCGTGATAAACTGGACATGGTGAGCTCCATGCTGCCCGATGAGGTCGAAACTCCCATCATCTTCAAGTTCAGTACGGACATGATTCCTATCCTGCTGCTCTCCGTGCAGGCAGAGGAGAGCCAGCCGGCTCTTTACAAAATATTGGATGACAACGTGGCGAATCCCTTGGCGCGTGTGCCCGGTGTGGGTACGGTGTCCATTTCGGGTGCCCCCAAGCGTGAGGTCAATGTATATTGCGACCCCAATAAACTGGATGCCTACAACCTTTCTGTAGAAACTATCAGCTCTATTATCAGTGCCGAAAACCGGAATACGCCGGGCGGTACGTTCGATGTGGGTAGCAATACCTATTCGCTGCGTGTGGAAGGTGAGTTCAAGGATCCCAAAGAGATGGAGAACATCGTGGTAGGTACGCACAACGGTGCTTCCGTCTATCTGCGCGATGTGGCAAAAGTTGTGGACTCTGTGGAGGAACGTGCACAGAAGACGTATAGCAACGGTGTGCAGGGCGCTATGATTGTGGTGCAGAAACAATCGGGTGCCAATTCTGTAGCCATTTCGCAGAAGGTAATTGATATGTTGCCACAGTTGCAGAAGTCACTGCCGAGCGATGTGAAGCTGGGGATCATTGTCAATACTTCCGATAACATCTTGAATACGATAGACAGCTTGGAGGAAACCATTATGTACGCTATGCTGTTCGTTATCTTGGTGGTGTTCGTTTTTTTGGGGCGTTGGCGTGCCACGGTCATCATCTGTATCACCATACCGATGTCACTGGTTGCCTCGTTCATCTATCTGGGTATCATCGACGGCGGTTCACTGAATATCATCTCGCTCTCTTGTCTCTCTATTGCTATTGGTAACGTGGTGGACGACGCCATTGTGGTACTCGAGAATGTAACGACCCATATTGAACGGGGTTCCGAACCGAAGCAGGCAGCGATACATGCCACGAACGAGGTGGCCATCTCCGTAATTGCATCTACGCTGACTATGATTGCGGTATTCTTCCCATTGACGATGGTAAGTGGTATGTCCGGTGTGTTATTCCGTCAGTTGGGATGGATGATGTGTGTGATTATGACGGTTTCCACAGTTTCAGCCTTGTCATTCACCCCGATGATGTGTGCGCAGCTTCTGCGTTTGCAGAAAAAGCAGAGTAAGATGTTCCTTACGCTCTATACGCCGATTCAGCGTGCGCTGGACGGTCTTGACGTGTGGTATCAGAACCGGTTGAACTGGGCTGTGCGCCATCGTCTGACGGTTATGGCAGGCTGTGCCGCATTCTTTGTGGCAAGTCTGTTCTGTGCCAAGTACATCGGTACCGAGTTCTTCCCGGCAGCAGACAATAGCCGCATCGGTATCAACCTTCAGTTGCCCATCGGGGCCCGTGTGGAGCGTGCGGAAGCATTGGCTTCGGAACTGACAAACAAGTGGATGACGCGCTACGGAGATATGATGAAAGTTTGCAACTACACTGTGGGGCAGGCGGACTCTGACAATACGTTTGCTTCCATGCAGGACAACGGTAGTCATATCATTAGTTTCAATATCAGTCTGGTGAGTCCGGGAGACCGTGACGTGACACTGGAAACCGTTTGCGACGAAATGCGTGAGGACTTGAAGGGGTATCCCGAATTGGACAAGGCGCAGGTTATTCTGGGCGGTAGCACAGGCGGCATGAGCGCCCAGGCAAGTGCCGACTTTGAGGTTTATGGTTACGACTTCACCGCTACGGACAAAGTGTCAGCCGAACTGAAAGAGAAATTGTTGCAGGTGAAAGGTGTGAGTGAAGTGAACATCAGCCGTCAGGATTATCAGCCCGAATATCAGGTGGACTTTGACCGTGAGAAGCTGGCATTGCATGGCTTGAATCTTTCTACTGCCTCCAACTATCTGCGTAATCGTGTAAATGGTGCTTTGGCATCTTATTATCGCGAAGATGGTGACGAGTACGACATCCGTGTGCGTTACGCTCCCGAATTCCGTACAAAGATTGAAGATTTGGAGAACATCCTTATTTATACGCCTTCCGGTGAGGGTATCCGCGTGAAAGACCTCGGCAAAGTAGTCGAGCGTTCTGCTCCTCCTACTATCGAACGTAAAGACCGTGAGCGTATTGTTACTGTATCTGCGGTTATTTCGGGAGCACCTTTGGGCGATGTGGTGGCCGATGGTAATGCTATAATTGATAAGATGGACCTACCAAGTGGTGTTTCTATCCAGATTTCGGGTTCGTATGAGGACCAACAGGATTCATTCTCCGACTTGGGAACGCTGGCTGTATTGATTGTTATTCTCGTATTCATTGTGATGGCAGCTCAGTTTGAGTCTTTGAGTTATCCGTTCATCATCATGTTTTCCATTCCATTTGCATTCAGCGGTGTGTTGATGGCATTATTCTTTACGGGAACCAATTTGAATGTGATGTCGCTTTTGGGTGGAATCATGTTGATTGGTATTGTGGTGAAGAACGGTATCGTACTCATAGACTACATCACGCTTTGCCGCGAACGTGGTCAAGCGGTGCTTCACTCTGTAGTCACGGCAGGCCGCAGCCGTTTGCGTCCGGTATTAATGACTACACTGACCACTATCCTCGGTATGGTGCCGATGGCTGTAGGGCAGGGTGAAGGTGCCGAGATGTGGCGTCCGTTGGGTGTTGCCGTAATTGGCGGTCTGACGGTATCTACCATTCTGACATTGATTCTTGTCCCCGTACTCTATTGCTCGTTTGCAGGTGTTGGTATCCGCCGCACGCGTAAGAAGATTAAGAAAGACCGTGAGCTGAATGATTATTACCAGTTGCATAAGGAGAAGATGACGAAACCACGTAAACAATGA